GGTGATATAGAGCTGGAGCTTCATTGTATGAGCTGTATTGCGATGTGCACTGGCGACCTTACAGTCAAAGATGCTAACGATAAGCACGGAACTCTCAGTGGCGGTATTGCAAAAGCGGGCGGCAAAGTAGAATGTCTTAATTTAGGTGTCGAAGGCGATACTGCAACGAAGGTACAAGCCTTTGTCAGATACAATAAATATAAACAGGGTTTAGCCGAACTGAAAGAGCGTTACAAGTTCGTTCAAGATAAAACCATGGACGCCATTCGTAGTGAAATGGAGTTAATGAAAAGACCAAAAGAAGAACGTTCCGAGCAAGAAATTGCTCAGATTCAGAATTTGAAGAAAAAGAATAACTTATTGATTGAGCAGACTAAGGGAAAAATAGAAAACGCAGAATTAGAGCTCGAACGTTTACTGGAGAGAAATACGATAAAAGCCAATAAAGTGTTTACACGGGTGTCTATTCAATACGGTGATGAAACGTATTTAACAAAGCATGAAAAAGGCGTTAGTGTTTTTTCATTTGACCAATATAAGATTCATTGCCGAACAATGGTAGAAGGTGTCGAGCAAGACGAAGAGCTTTGATATAAAAAAAGAGGATGCTTAAGCATCCTCTTTTTTTAAGTAGAAAGTAGTTGTTCTAGCGATTAGCTAACCGTTCTAACTTTACCTTGCTTTAGGTCGTTAAGTACTTGAAGTTTTGGACCATCGGCAATAATACAGCCTTTTTCCATCACGATAATCCTATCAACGATGTCTAGCATAGATGTTTTATGCGTAATAAGAATTAGCGTTTCGTCTTTTCTCATTTGACCGAGCTGATTTTTGATGTGCATTTCTGTGCGATTATCCATTGCACTTGTTGGTTCATCCATCAATAGGACGGGTGGGCGACCTAATAATGCACGAGCAATCGAAACGGATTGGCGCTGACCTCCAGAAAGTAACAACCCACCTTCGCCAACTTGCCTTTCAAGTCCTGCGGGGTCTTGTTGAGTAAATACAGTCACTCCTGCACGATTGGCTGCATCCATCACTTCTCTATCATCGACTAACGTTTGGCCTAACGTAATGTTGTCTCTGATAGAACCGAAGAATAGTGTGCTTTCTTGCGGAACGCAGCCTATATTGCGTCGTACGTCGACATGGTGTAATTGGGCTATATCCGTATCATCTATGCGGACATGGCCTTCTGTAGGCTGATATAAGCCCATAATAAGGCGTTCAAGAGTCGTCTTTCCGGAACCAATGCGCCCAATTATCGCTACTTTCTCACCGGGTTCAATCGTAAGGCTAAGGTCTCGAATAGATGCGATGGCAGACTCAGGATAATGGAAAGTCACTTTATCGAGCTCTATTTTCCCTTTAATGATAGGTCGGTGAATGTAACGTTTGCCCTCTTCTTGCTCATCAGGCATTGCCATTACTTGCTCGATGATCGTCATTGATGATTTAGCTTGGTTATAACGAGTCGAGAGTAAGGAAAGCTGTACTAGAGGACCGATCGCTCGACCACTCAGCATCGTAGCCGCGATTAATCCACCCATCGTAAGATCCCCATCGGCGATCAAATAGACACCGAATATTATCATACCTATATTGCAAGATTGCTGAACGAATCCTGCCATATTTTGAATTGTGTCAGTGATTCTTCTTGTTTTAATGTTCCAATTTGCCATATGAGCAACCGCTTCTTCCCAGCGATATTGGAACTGACTTT
The DNA window shown above is from Vibrio algarum and carries:
- a CDS encoding type I secretion system permease/ATPase, which translates into the protein MRDPLLNSLIYISRYYGLANSPDALINGLPLSDGLLTPFLFPRSAERAGLVAKENRTPFNEISELILPAVLLLKEGDAVVLVSINSKDGEAEVVTSDSDMMPVSIPVEELTQQYSGRYFLVKKQFRYDERSPEILKTRQGHWFWSTLFASKHIYRDVLIASILVNMFAIAAPMFTRLVYDKVVPNLAFESLWVLASGIFVVFIFDFVLKLLRSYFIDVAGKKSDILISSKLYSKVMGIRMESRPPSVGAFARHLQEFESIREFFTSATMSALIDLPFALLFLVIIWLLAGNLVIIPIVGVIILIIHSLLIQAPLKQSIEEGSRLASQKYANLIESLAGLESVKLFGAQSQFQYRWEEAVAHMANWNIKTRRITDTIQNMAGFVQQSCNIGMIIFGVYLIADGDLTMGGLIAATMLSGRAIGPLVQLSLLSTRYNQAKSSMTIIEQVMAMPDEQEEGKRYIHRPIIKGKIELDKVTFHYPESAIASIRDLSLTIEPGEKVAIIGRIGSGKTTLERLIMGLYQPTEGHVRIDDTDIAQLHHVDVRRNIGCVPQESTLFFGSIRDNITLGQTLVDDREVMDAANRAGVTVFTQQDPAGLERQVGEGGLLLSGGQRQSVSIARALLGRPPVLLMDEPTSAMDNRTEMHIKNQLGQMRKDETLILITHKTSMLDIVDRIIVMEKGCIIADGPKLQVLNDLKQGKVRTVS